One window from the genome of Enterobacteriaceae bacterium Kacie_13 encodes:
- a CDS encoding helix-turn-helix domain-containing protein → MFEKRYRITLLFNANKVYDRQVVEGVGEYLQASQSDWDIFIEEDFRCRIDNIKDWLGDGVIADFDDREIETLLEDLKVPIVGVGGSYHREEDYPPVHYIATDNFALVEAAFMHLKEKGINRFAFYGLPDTGGKRWAQEREHAFRTLVSSEQYQGVVYQGMETAPENWQHAQNRLADWVQTLPQQTGIIAVTDARARHLLQVCEHLNVPVPEKLSVIGIDNEELTRYLSRVALSSVVQGTRQMGYRAAKLLHQLLDQRDLPLQRILVPPVKVVERRSTDFRSLRDPAVIQAMHYIRYHACKGIKVEQVLDAIGMSRSNLEKRFKDETGQTIHGVIHEEKLDRARNLLAATSISINEISQMCGYPSLQYFYSVFRKGYEMTPKEYRSIHGEGVYQDS, encoded by the coding sequence ATGTTTGAAAAACGCTACAGGATTACGCTGCTCTTTAACGCCAATAAAGTCTACGACCGTCAGGTGGTAGAAGGCGTGGGCGAGTATTTGCAGGCCTCACAAAGTGACTGGGATATCTTCATCGAAGAGGATTTTCGTTGTCGCATAGACAACATTAAAGACTGGCTGGGCGATGGTGTTATCGCTGATTTTGACGATCGTGAAATCGAAACCCTGCTCGAAGATCTCAAAGTGCCTATTGTCGGCGTGGGGGGGTCCTATCATCGGGAAGAGGATTATCCCCCGGTTCATTACATCGCCACCGACAACTTTGCGTTGGTGGAAGCGGCCTTTATGCACCTGAAAGAAAAAGGGATTAATCGTTTCGCTTTTTACGGTTTGCCCGATACCGGCGGCAAACGTTGGGCGCAGGAGCGTGAACACGCGTTCAGAACGCTGGTGTCTTCCGAGCAGTATCAGGGCGTAGTGTATCAGGGGATGGAAACCGCGCCGGAAAACTGGCAGCACGCGCAAAACCGGCTGGCCGACTGGGTACAAACCCTGCCGCAGCAAACCGGGATTATCGCGGTGACCGACGCCCGCGCCCGTCACTTATTACAGGTCTGCGAACATCTCAATGTTCCTGTACCGGAAAAGCTCAGCGTAATCGGGATTGATAATGAAGAGCTCACCCGCTATTTGTCGCGTGTGGCGTTATCTTCGGTGGTGCAGGGGACGCGTCAGATGGGCTATCGCGCGGCGAAGTTACTGCATCAGTTGCTTGATCAGCGCGATTTGCCATTGCAACGTATTTTAGTGCCGCCGGTGAAAGTGGTGGAGCGTCGTTCTACCGATTTCCGTTCGCTGCGGGATCCTGCGGTGATTCAGGCAATGCATTACATCCGCTATCACGCCTGCAAGGGCATCAAAGTGGAACAGGTGCTGGATGCGATCGGCATGTCACGATCCAATCTTGAAAAACGTTTTAAAGATGAAACCGGCCAGACTATCCACGGCGTAATCCATGAAGAAAAGCTCGACCGCGCCCGAAACCTGCTGGCGGCGACGTCGATCTCGATTAATGAGATTTCACAAATGTGCGGCTATCCGTCCCTGCAATACTTCTATTCGGTATTCAGGAAAGGCTACGAAATGACACCGAAAGAATATCGTAGCATTCATGGCGAAGGGGTGTATCAGGACAGCTGA
- a CDS encoding xylose ABC transporter ATP-binding protein → MPEQLEKSALLEMRNITKKFGAVKAVDNISLTLAAGEVLSLCGENGSGKSTLMKVLCGIYPQGTFEGEIYFSGERLNAKGIRDTEQKGIAIIHQELALVKQLSVLENMFLGNEWGSYGLLDTDKMYLRCQRMLAQVKLDIDPHTLVGDLGLGQRQLVEIAKALNKQVRLLVLDEPTASLTETETAILLDIIRDLRHHDIACIYISHKLTEVKAISDKLCVIRDGRHIATCNAAGTSEKEIISMMVGRELTELFPPRDRQIGDEILRVENLTAWHPVNRHIRRVDNAGFTLRQGEVLGVAGLVGAGRTEMMECLFGVYPGKWSGDIWLQGNKVQITDCRDAMRRGLAMVPEDRKRDGIVPVMAVGSNITLAALSQFSSGGILREAQEQFTISESVKQLKIKTPSSELAIGRLSGGNQQKAILARCLLLKPKILILDEPTRGIDVGAKHEIYKLIGQLAAQGMAVIVISSELPEVLGLSDRVVVMHLGQVKACLENNNLSQEQVMEAALRSESYV, encoded by the coding sequence ATGCCAGAACAACTTGAAAAATCAGCACTGCTGGAAATGCGTAATATCACAAAGAAATTCGGCGCGGTAAAGGCGGTCGATAATATTAGCCTGACGCTGGCCGCCGGCGAGGTATTATCGCTGTGCGGCGAAAATGGCTCGGGGAAATCCACCTTAATGAAAGTGTTGTGCGGTATTTATCCGCAAGGAACTTTTGAGGGCGAGATTTATTTCTCTGGTGAAAGACTGAATGCAAAAGGGATCCGCGATACCGAACAAAAGGGCATTGCGATTATTCATCAGGAACTGGCGCTGGTGAAACAACTGAGCGTGCTGGAAAACATGTTTCTCGGCAATGAATGGGGCAGTTACGGCCTGCTCGATACCGATAAAATGTATCTGCGCTGCCAGCGCATGCTGGCGCAGGTGAAACTGGATATTGACCCGCACACGCTGGTCGGCGATTTAGGCTTAGGCCAGCGCCAGCTGGTTGAGATAGCCAAAGCGCTCAATAAGCAGGTGCGACTGCTGGTATTAGATGAGCCCACAGCCTCGTTGACCGAAACCGAAACCGCCATTCTGCTGGATATTATCCGTGACCTGCGTCATCACGACATCGCCTGTATTTATATTTCCCACAAGCTGACTGAAGTAAAAGCCATTTCAGACAAACTTTGTGTTATCCGCGACGGAAGGCACATCGCCACCTGCAATGCGGCAGGTACGTCAGAGAAGGAGATCATTTCGATGATGGTCGGGCGCGAATTAACCGAACTGTTTCCTCCCCGCGATCGACAGATTGGCGATGAGATTTTGCGTGTCGAGAACCTGACGGCATGGCATCCGGTGAACCGACATATCAGACGGGTGGATAACGCCGGTTTTACCCTACGGCAAGGTGAAGTGCTGGGCGTGGCCGGGCTGGTAGGGGCGGGCAGAACAGAAATGATGGAGTGCCTGTTCGGGGTCTATCCGGGAAAGTGGTCGGGAGATATCTGGCTGCAAGGTAACAAAGTGCAGATAACCGACTGCCGGGATGCCATGCGGCGCGGGCTGGCGATGGTGCCGGAAGACCGCAAGCGTGACGGCATCGTACCGGTCATGGCCGTGGGCAGCAACATTACGCTGGCTGCACTTAGTCAGTTCAGCAGCGGCGGTATTCTTCGTGAGGCGCAGGAGCAATTCACCATTAGTGAATCAGTGAAACAGCTGAAAATTAAAACGCCTTCTTCTGAACTGGCGATTGGTCGTCTGAGCGGCGGCAATCAGCAGAAAGCTATTTTGGCGCGTTGCCTGTTGCTGAAACCTAAAATCCTGATCCTCGATGAGCCAACGCGCGGAATCGACGTCGGAGCGAAGCATGAAATCTACAAACTGATTGGCCAGCTGGCAGCTCAGGGAATGGCTGTCATCGTAATTTCCTCCGAGTTACCTGAAGTGTTGGGGCTCAGCGACCGCGTGGTAGTAATGCACCTCGGGCAGGTTAAAGCCTGTTTGGAGAACAACAATTTGAGTCAGGAACAGGTCATGGAAGCCGCATTGAGGAGTGAATCATATGTCTAA
- a CDS encoding sugar ABC transporter permease has protein sequence MSKFTQPETTPNSVNAGKTEAAFSLQKLKNINLQVFVMLAAIAVIIVFFSLTTDGAYISARNISNLLRQTAITGILAVGMVFVIISAEIDLSVGSMMGLLGGVAAIFDVWLGWPLPLTIAVTLVLGLLLGAWNGWWVAYRKVPSFIVTLAGMLAFRGILIGITSGTTVSPTSPAMSLIGQSYLPDSFGFGIGAVALAAFIGWQWRRRKQRSALGLPVAAAKTDVTRQALTAIVALGAIYLLNDYRGVPTPVLILVALMLGGMFMASRTSFGRRIYAIGGNIEAARLSGVNVERSKLAVFAINGLMVAIAGLILSSRLGAGSPSAGNIAELDAIAACVIGGTSLAGGVGSVAGAVMGAFIMASLDNGMSMLDVPTFWQYIVKGAILLLAVWMDSATKRRT, from the coding sequence ATGTCTAAATTTACCCAGCCAGAAACCACCCCCAACTCCGTAAATGCAGGTAAAACGGAGGCCGCATTTTCTCTGCAAAAGCTGAAAAACATTAACCTTCAGGTCTTTGTTATGCTGGCGGCGATTGCGGTAATTATTGTGTTCTTTAGCCTGACGACTGATGGCGCGTATATCAGCGCACGTAATATTTCTAACCTGCTGCGCCAGACGGCGATCACCGGCATTCTGGCCGTTGGCATGGTATTTGTGATCATTTCGGCGGAAATCGATCTGTCCGTGGGCTCGATGATGGGCTTACTGGGCGGCGTGGCGGCGATTTTTGATGTCTGGCTTGGCTGGCCGCTGCCACTGACTATCGCGGTAACGCTGGTACTGGGATTATTGCTCGGCGCGTGGAACGGCTGGTGGGTGGCGTATCGCAAAGTGCCGTCATTTATCGTGACGCTGGCGGGGATGCTGGCTTTTCGCGGGATCCTCATCGGGATCACCAGCGGCACCACAGTGTCACCGACTTCTCCGGCGATGTCGTTAATTGGCCAGAGTTATCTGCCGGATTCTTTTGGATTTGGTATCGGTGCGGTGGCGCTGGCGGCATTCATCGGCTGGCAATGGCGCAGACGTAAACAACGCAGCGCGCTGGGGCTGCCGGTGGCTGCCGCCAAAACGGACGTCACCCGTCAGGCGTTAACCGCTATTGTGGCGCTGGGCGCAATTTACCTGCTCAATGATTACCGTGGTGTCCCGACGCCGGTGTTGATTCTGGTAGCGCTGATGCTGGGCGGGATGTTTATGGCGTCGCGTACGTCGTTTGGTCGTCGTATTTACGCGATTGGCGGCAATATTGAAGCGGCGCGCCTGTCGGGCGTTAACGTCGAGCGCAGCAAGCTGGCGGTGTTTGCCATCAATGGTCTGATGGTGGCGATTGCCGGGCTTATCCTCAGCTCTCGTCTGGGCGCAGGTTCGCCATCGGCCGGTAATATAGCGGAGCTGGATGCTATCGCGGCCTGTGTCATTGGCGGTACCAGCCTCGCTGGCGGAGTTGGCAGCGTCGCTGGCGCGGTAATGGGGGCATTTATTATGGCTTCGCTCGATAACGGCATGAGCATGCTCGATGTGCCGACGTTCTGGCAGTACATCGTAAAAGGGGCGATTTTGCTGCTGGCGGTGTGGATGGATTCAGCCACTAAGCGCCGGACATAA
- a CDS encoding substrate-binding domain-containing protein, whose product MKKISASLLALSLFSALPAFAADTTPAPVPAAIAQHNGPVRIAIVRNLGSDDNTTQFLAGAIKQGRALGFKVDTFLSNGDDAKFQDFVNQAISQKYDGIILSQGRGPYSEALVKRIAAAGIAVSAFDTDVPENIPGVTVTRQDDASLAKASVGQLVKDFNGKANIVKLWVAGFPPMERRQKTYEAILKENPGIHQLESIGAVSSDVQGDTANKVGAILAKYPKGQIDAIWGAWDAFSQGAYKALKENGRTEIKLYSIDVSNQDLQLMREKGSPWQMTAAVDTQLIGAVNLRIVALKIAGEKTPATYEFPAQTIPQSLLLSQPDGINVTGLSKIIPGWGKSEDFTAPWFATLEAKYKK is encoded by the coding sequence GCATCCCTGCTGGCACTCAGCCTGTTCTCAGCGCTTCCGGCATTTGCCGCTGATACCACGCCAGCGCCTGTTCCGGCGGCGATTGCTCAACATAACGGTCCGGTGCGTATCGCCATTGTGCGTAACCTGGGTTCGGACGATAACACCACTCAGTTTCTGGCCGGTGCGATCAAACAGGGTCGTGCCCTCGGCTTTAAAGTGGATACGTTTCTGAGCAACGGTGACGATGCGAAATTCCAGGATTTCGTTAATCAGGCTATCAGCCAGAAATACGACGGTATCATTCTCTCGCAGGGTCGCGGCCCGTATTCTGAAGCGCTGGTCAAACGTATCGCCGCAGCGGGCATCGCGGTGTCAGCATTTGATACCGACGTGCCGGAAAATATTCCTGGCGTGACCGTCACCCGTCAGGACGATGCGTCTCTGGCAAAAGCGTCCGTCGGGCAATTAGTCAAAGATTTCAATGGTAAAGCCAACATCGTCAAGCTGTGGGTGGCCGGTTTCCCGCCAATGGAGCGCCGTCAGAAAACCTACGAAGCGATCCTCAAAGAGAATCCTGGCATTCATCAGCTCGAATCTATCGGCGCGGTCTCTTCTGATGTGCAGGGCGATACGGCCAATAAAGTCGGTGCAATTTTAGCGAAATACCCTAAGGGGCAGATCGACGCGATCTGGGGCGCATGGGATGCTTTCAGTCAGGGCGCGTATAAAGCGCTGAAAGAGAATGGTCGTACTGAAATCAAACTCTACAGCATCGACGTTTCAAATCAGGATCTGCAGCTGATGCGCGAAAAAGGCAGCCCGTGGCAGATGACCGCCGCGGTGGATACGCAGCTGATTGGTGCGGTAAACCTGCGCATCGTGGCGCTGAAAATTGCCGGTGAGAAAACCCCTGCGACCTACGAGTTCCCGGCGCAGACCATCCCGCAGTCTCTGCTGCTCAGCCAGCCGGACGGTATCAACGTGACCGGCCTGAGCAAAATTATTCCAGGCTGGGGCAAATCTGAAGATTTCACCGCCCCGTGGTTTGCCACGCTGGAAGCGAAATATAAAAAGTAA
- the yicI gene encoding alpha-xylosidase, translated as MKISDGNWLIQDGLTLTHPLQVFEVQRSGNEMVIYAAPKDASERASQLDSPLFTLRFFSPQSGVIGVRITHFDGERDRGPHYPLIESEQHELHFEDNDDFAALHSGDLSVRVTKGNNWTLDFLRNGRRITGSVAKSNGYVQDGNSQKTYMMERLDLGVGETVYGLGERFTALVKNGQTVETWNRDGGTSTEQSYKNIPFYLTNRGYGVLVNHPECVSFEVGSEKVSKVQFSVEGEYLEYFVIDGPTPKKVLDRYTRLTGRPALPPAWSFGLWLTTSFTTNYDEATVNSFIDGMADRQLPLHVFHFDCFWMKAFQWCDFEWDPATFPDPQDMLQRLKARGLKICVWINPYIGQKSPLFHEGKEKGYLLKRPDGRVWQWDKWQAGMGIVDFTNPEASAWYAGHLKRLVDMGVDCFKTDFGERIPTDVIWHDGCDPQKMHNHYAFVYNKLVYETLQDKLGASEAVLFARSASVGAQQFPVHWGGDCYATYESMAESLRGGLSIGLSGFGFWSHDIGGFENTAPAHIYKRWCAFGLLSSHSRLHGSKSYRVPWVYDDEACDVVRQFTQLKCRLMPYLYPASAQAASQGTPVMRAMMLEFPEDPACDYLDRQYMLGDDVLVAPVFSEEGDVDFYLPQGRWTHLLNNDVAEGSRWHRQQHGFNSLPLYVRPNTLLAMGSNDQKPDYDYSDGPQFHLFELEDGAIAESQITDLQGNVVFTLNVQRSGNTLTLTSEGQATDWTMCLRNLHHVAHCDMATASKNAQGMVITPEHGQKQFIITL; from the coding sequence TTGAAAATAAGTGATGGTAACTGGTTGATCCAGGACGGTCTGACACTCACTCACCCGCTCCAGGTGTTTGAAGTGCAAAGATCAGGAAACGAGATGGTAATTTACGCCGCGCCGAAAGACGCGTCGGAACGCGCCAGCCAGCTGGATTCGCCGCTGTTTACGCTGCGTTTCTTCTCGCCGCAAAGTGGCGTGATTGGCGTACGCATTACGCACTTCGACGGTGAAAGGGACAGAGGTCCGCACTACCCGTTGATCGAGTCTGAACAACATGAATTGCACTTTGAAGACAACGACGACTTTGCTGCATTACACAGCGGCGATTTGTCGGTGCGCGTCACCAAAGGCAACAACTGGACTCTGGATTTCCTGCGCAATGGCCGCCGCATTACCGGCAGCGTGGCGAAATCTAACGGTTACGTGCAGGACGGCAACAGCCAGAAGACCTACATGATGGAGCGGCTGGATCTGGGCGTCGGTGAAACCGTTTATGGCCTCGGCGAACGCTTCACCGCGCTGGTCAAAAATGGTCAGACTGTCGAAACCTGGAACCGCGATGGTGGTACCAGCACCGAGCAATCTTATAAAAACATTCCGTTCTACCTGACTAACCGTGGCTACGGCGTGCTGGTGAATCATCCGGAATGTGTGTCTTTTGAGGTCGGCTCTGAAAAAGTCTCAAAAGTTCAATTCAGCGTGGAAGGCGAATACCTTGAGTATTTCGTCATTGATGGCCCGACGCCGAAAAAAGTCCTTGATCGTTACACCCGCCTGACCGGCCGCCCTGCGCTGCCGCCAGCCTGGTCATTCGGTCTGTGGCTGACCACGTCCTTCACCACCAATTATGACGAAGCCACGGTCAACAGCTTCATCGACGGTATGGCCGACCGCCAGTTGCCGCTGCACGTTTTCCATTTCGACTGTTTCTGGATGAAAGCTTTTCAGTGGTGTGATTTCGAATGGGATCCGGCCACCTTCCCCGATCCGCAAGACATGCTGCAACGTCTGAAAGCGCGCGGTTTGAAGATCTGCGTGTGGATTAACCCGTATATCGGCCAGAAATCGCCGCTGTTCCACGAAGGCAAAGAGAAAGGTTATTTGCTCAAACGCCCCGATGGCCGCGTCTGGCAATGGGACAAATGGCAGGCCGGAATGGGCATCGTTGATTTCACCAACCCTGAGGCCAGTGCCTGGTATGCCGGACACCTGAAACGCTTAGTAGATATGGGCGTCGACTGCTTTAAAACCGATTTCGGTGAGCGAATTCCAACTGACGTTATCTGGCACGATGGCTGCGACCCGCAGAAAATGCACAACCACTATGCTTTTGTATATAACAAGCTGGTATACGAAACGTTACAGGACAAACTTGGCGCATCCGAAGCCGTTCTGTTTGCACGTTCGGCCTCGGTAGGCGCTCAGCAATTCCCGGTTCACTGGGGCGGCGACTGCTACGCCACCTACGAATCGATGGCGGAAAGCCTGCGCGGCGGCCTTTCCATTGGTCTGTCCGGCTTTGGTTTCTGGAGCCATGACATCGGCGGATTCGAAAATACTGCACCAGCGCATATCTACAAACGCTGGTGCGCCTTCGGCCTGCTCTCAAGCCATAGCCGTCTGCACGGCAGCAAATCCTATCGTGTACCCTGGGTATACGACGACGAAGCCTGCGACGTGGTACGTCAGTTTACGCAGCTTAAATGCCGCCTGATGCCGTACCTCTATCCTGCGTCCGCGCAGGCCGCCAGCCAGGGTACGCCGGTAATGCGCGCCATGATGCTGGAGTTCCCGGAAGATCCGGCATGTGATTACCTGGATCGTCAGTACATGCTCGGCGACGACGTACTGGTTGCACCAGTGTTCAGCGAAGAAGGGGATGTTGATTTCTATCTGCCGCAGGGCCGCTGGACGCATCTGCTGAATAATGACGTGGCGGAAGGTTCGCGCTGGCACCGTCAGCAACATGGCTTCAACAGCCTGCCGCTGTATGTGCGCCCGAACACCCTACTGGCGATGGGCAGCAACGATCAGAAGCCTGATTACGACTACAGTGACGGTCCGCAATTCCATCTGTTCGAGCTGGAAGACGGCGCGATTGCCGAAAGTCAGATTACCGATCTGCAAGGCAACGTGGTCTTTACTCTGAACGTTCAACGTAGTGGTAATACGCTGACGCTGACCAGCGAAGGGCAGGCCACTGACTGGACGATGTGCCTGCGTAACCTTCATCACGTGGCGCATTGCGATATGGCAACCGCGTCGAAGAATGCGCAAGGTATGGTGATTACGCCGGAGCACGGTCAAAAACAGTTTATTATCACGCTATAA
- the xylF gene encoding D-xylose ABC transporter substrate-binding protein gives MKMNKMILSACAALILFSQAGVAKEIKIGMAIDDLRLERWQKDRDIFVAKAKTLGADVFVQSANGNEETQMAQIENMINRGVDVLVIIPYNGEVLSNVIAEARREGIKVLAYDRMINNADIDFYISFDNEKVGELQAQSLVERVPQGNYFLMGGSPVDNNAKLFRAGQMKVLNPLIKDGKIKVVGDQWADGWLPENALKIMENALTANNNKIDAVVASNDATAGGAVQALSAQGLAGKVAISGQDADLAAIKRIEAGTQTMTVYKPITKLANDAAEIAVQLGKGETPKSNATLNNGKKEVPSYLLTPISVDKNNIESTVIADGFHKKTDL, from the coding sequence ATGAAAATGAATAAAATGATTCTTTCTGCCTGCGCTGCCTTGATATTGTTCAGCCAGGCAGGTGTGGCGAAAGAAATCAAAATAGGTATGGCGATTGATGACTTACGTTTAGAGCGGTGGCAAAAAGACCGTGATATTTTTGTGGCTAAAGCGAAGACGCTGGGTGCAGATGTTTTCGTGCAATCGGCCAACGGCAACGAAGAAACCCAGATGGCGCAGATCGAAAATATGATTAACCGCGGCGTTGATGTGCTGGTGATTATTCCCTACAACGGCGAAGTGCTGAGTAACGTCATTGCCGAGGCCAGGCGCGAAGGCATCAAAGTGCTGGCCTACGACCGCATGATCAACAACGCCGATATCGATTTCTACATCTCCTTTGATAATGAAAAAGTGGGTGAATTACAGGCGCAAAGTCTGGTGGAGCGCGTACCGCAAGGCAATTACTTCCTGATGGGCGGCTCTCCGGTGGATAACAACGCTAAACTGTTCCGCGCCGGGCAGATGAAGGTGTTAAACCCGCTGATCAAAGACGGCAAAATCAAAGTGGTTGGCGATCAGTGGGCCGATGGCTGGTTGCCGGAAAATGCGCTGAAAATTATGGAGAATGCGCTGACCGCTAATAACAATAAGATCGATGCTGTGGTTGCTTCCAATGACGCTACCGCAGGGGGGGCAGTTCAGGCGTTGTCCGCACAGGGTCTTGCGGGCAAAGTGGCTATCTCCGGGCAGGACGCCGATTTGGCAGCCATCAAACGTATCGAAGCGGGTACGCAAACTATGACGGTGTATAAGCCGATCACTAAACTGGCCAATGATGCGGCTGAAATTGCCGTGCAGCTCGGTAAGGGTGAAACGCCAAAATCTAATGCCACTTTAAATAACGGTAAAAAAGAAGTGCCATCGTATTTATTAACCCCAATTTCTGTCGATAAAAATAATATTGAAAGCACGGTTATTGCTGACGGCTTCCATAAAAAAACGGATCTTTAA
- a CDS encoding glycoside-pentoside-hexuronide family transporter — protein sequence MSTEILSVKEKIGYGLGDAASHIIFDNVMLYMMFFYTDIFGIPAGYVGTMFLLARALDAVSDPCMGLLADRTRTRWGKFRPYVLFGAIPFGIVCVFTYTTPELSMTGKMIYAAITYTLLTLMYTVVNIPYCALGGVITNNPEQRISLQSYRFVLATAGGMLSTVLMMPLVNFIGKGNQALGYQGGIAVLAIVAAVMLAICFATTKERIDPGKPTGTMREDLRDIWHNDQWRIVGLLTILNIMAVAVRGGAMMYYVTYILGNPVLFAWFLGVYSVGNLFGSALAKPLTDWKCKVSVFWWTNAILAVLSLCMFFLPVNGSVLMFIFIFVIGVLHQLVTPIQWVMMSDTVDYGEWNDGKRLTGISFAGTLFVLKLGLALAGAMIGWMLAGSGYQSGAATQNAATMTSIVALFTLVPAVCYLLSAIICKRFYILRTPLLRRIIDEVSQGIRRNQQEFMK from the coding sequence ATGAGTACAGAAATCCTTTCAGTCAAGGAAAAGATTGGTTATGGATTAGGCGATGCCGCCAGTCATATCATTTTTGATAATGTCATGTTGTACATGATGTTTTTCTATACCGATATTTTCGGTATCCCGGCCGGCTACGTTGGCACTATGTTCCTGCTGGCGCGCGCACTGGACGCTGTCTCTGACCCGTGCATGGGATTACTCGCTGACCGGACCCGTACCCGTTGGGGGAAATTCCGCCCCTATGTGCTCTTCGGTGCCATCCCGTTCGGCATTGTCTGCGTGTTCACCTACACCACGCCTGAACTGAGCATGACCGGTAAAATGATTTATGCCGCCATCACCTATACGCTGCTGACCCTGATGTATACCGTGGTCAATATCCCGTACTGTGCTCTTGGCGGGGTGATCACCAATAACCCGGAACAACGTATCTCCCTGCAATCCTACCGCTTCGTGCTGGCCACCGCGGGCGGCATGCTGAGTACCGTACTGATGATGCCGCTGGTGAACTTCATCGGGAAGGGCAATCAGGCGCTTGGCTATCAGGGCGGGATCGCCGTGCTGGCGATTGTCGCAGCGGTGATGCTGGCGATTTGCTTTGCCACCACCAAAGAACGTATCGATCCGGGCAAACCGACCGGTACCATGCGCGAAGACCTGCGTGACATCTGGCATAACGACCAGTGGCGTATCGTCGGCCTGCTGACCATTCTCAATATTATGGCTGTCGCCGTTCGCGGCGGCGCGATGATGTATTACGTCACCTATATTCTGGGTAATCCGGTGCTTTTCGCCTGGTTCCTCGGTGTGTACTCCGTCGGCAACCTGTTCGGCAGTGCGCTGGCAAAACCCCTGACCGACTGGAAATGTAAAGTCAGCGTCTTCTGGTGGACTAACGCCATACTGGCCGTCCTCAGCCTGTGCATGTTCTTCCTGCCGGTAAATGGCAGCGTGCTGATGTTCATCTTTATCTTCGTTATCGGTGTCCTGCATCAGCTCGTCACCCCCATTCAGTGGGTAATGATGTCTGACACCGTCGATTACGGCGAATGGAATGATGGTAAACGCCTGACCGGCATCAGCTTCGCGGGCACCCTGTTCGTCCTGAAACTCGGTCTGGCTCTGGCAGGCGCAATGATCGGCTGGATGCTGGCCGGTTCCGGTTATCAGTCCGGTGCCGCCACGCAAAATGCCGCCACCATGACCAGCATTGTGGCGCTGTTTACCCTTGTTCCGGCGGTCTGCTACCTGCTGAGCGCCATCATCTGTAAACGCTTCTACATTCTGCGCACCCCGCTGCTGCGCCGCATCATCGATGAAGTGTCACAGGGCATCCGCCGCAATCAGCAAGAATTTATGAAATAA